A single genomic interval of Nocardioides palaemonis harbors:
- a CDS encoding response regulator, protein MPALLDQARATLRVLLVDDHQILRQVLELALDAEPDLLVVGASPDAESALTAVADLRPDVVLMDLDLPGMDGIEATRQLTLRHPHVRVAVLTGACTRGLVVAALEAGARGYLLKEDPLDHLLASIRAVGEGRRPIAAAARALLEG, encoded by the coding sequence ATGCCCGCCCTCCTCGACCAGGCCCGAGCGACCCTCCGGGTGCTGCTCGTGGACGACCACCAGATCCTGCGCCAGGTGCTCGAGCTCGCCCTCGACGCCGAGCCCGACCTGCTGGTCGTGGGGGCCTCGCCGGACGCCGAGTCGGCCCTCACGGCGGTCGCCGACCTGCGGCCCGACGTGGTGCTGATGGATCTCGACCTCCCCGGCATGGACGGCATCGAGGCGACCCGCCAGCTCACCCTCCGCCACCCGCACGTGCGGGTGGCGGTGCTCACCGGGGCGTGCACCCGCGGCCTGGTCGTGGCCGCGCTGGAGGCCGGCGCCAGGGGATACCTCCTCAAGGAGGACCCGCTCGACCATCTGCTGGCGAGCATCAGGGCCGTCGGCGAGGGGCGACGGCCGATCGCCGCGGCCGCCCGGGCGCTCCTCGAGGGATGA